A genomic region of Pseudomonas sp. RSB 5.4 contains the following coding sequences:
- a CDS encoding co-chaperone GroES translates to MKLRPLHDRVVIRRSEEEKKTAGGIVLPGSAAEKANHGVIVAAGPGKTLENGEVRALAVKVGDKVVFGPYSGSNTVKVDGEDLLVMAENEILAVLEG, encoded by the coding sequence ATGAAGCTTCGTCCTCTGCATGACCGCGTCGTCATCCGTCGCAGCGAAGAAGAAAAGAAAACCGCTGGCGGTATCGTCCTGCCAGGTTCGGCTGCTGAAAAAGCCAACCACGGTGTGATCGTCGCTGCAGGTCCAGGCAAGACTCTGGAAAACGGTGAAGTGCGTGCGCTGGCCGTTAAAGTCGGCGACAAGGTTGTGTTCGGTCCTTACTCCGGCAGCAACACTGTGAAAGTCGACGGCGAAGACCTGCTGGTAATGGCTGAGAACGAGATTCTCGCTGTACTGGAAGGCTGA
- a CDS encoding FxsA family protein, with amino-acid sequence MRPFLLLFLLFPVLELFVFVKVAGAIGFFPALLLIILGSMFGVFVLRVAGLATALRARESLNRGELPAQTMLEGLMLALAGGLLILPGFVSDVVGLVMLLPFTRRLLANKMRQRAEEQAIRQRAFADDLQPRGGPAPRQPLGREGDVIEGEFEHRDSK; translated from the coding sequence ATGCGCCCTTTTTTGTTGCTCTTTCTGCTGTTTCCGGTGCTGGAGCTGTTCGTATTCGTCAAAGTGGCAGGGGCTATCGGGTTTTTCCCGGCCCTGCTGCTGATCATTCTCGGCTCGATGTTCGGTGTGTTCGTACTGCGCGTCGCCGGTCTGGCCACGGCGCTGCGTGCCCGTGAAAGCCTGAATCGCGGTGAGTTGCCCGCACAGACCATGCTTGAAGGCCTGATGCTGGCACTGGCCGGTGGCCTGTTGATCCTGCCGGGCTTCGTCAGTGACGTGGTCGGTCTGGTGATGCTGCTGCCGTTCACCCGTCGCCTGCTGGCGAACAAGATGCGCCAGCGCGCCGAAGAACAGGCAATTCGTCAGCGTGCCTTCGCCGACGATCTGCAACCGCGTGGCGGTCCTGCACCACGCCAGCCTCTGGGCCGCGAAGGTGATGTGATCGAAGGCGAGTTCGAACATCGCGACAGCAAGTAA